TTGCGGCTGACGAAACCAGTGCAAATCTTCGGATGACatattttgcaactcaATCTACAGTAGATTAGCTAAATAAGCAAGCTAGAGTGGTCGTTTATACAATTTATATGTATTATCAACCTTCGGAAGTTAAATATGAAGCAATTTTCAGCTTTGCTACTTTTATAAAGAACTTTCGATTTTTTCTGGAAAAAATCTCATACATATTTGCTTTTATTTTTCTCAaaattcttccaattctatTAGAAAAATACAAGCATTCAAAATTAAAGCTCGTCCTCTTCAGATGAAATCAGAATTCAATCCCACGACCTTCTTTAACCAAAGCCATAACACAAGCCCATCCACTTATTCTCAAGCAACCAATAATGTTGCACAGTTATAAGATTGATTGGATTGCGCTACCAAATaatatcacgtgactttgTCTAACTCCAGAAAACAGTGAAACTAATTCCGGGATCGTCCTTAATACTCCAGATTCTAGCCGAGTTTCAAGTACGGCGGAAGTCCCAACCATAGACTCTGGATCTGCTCTCAACAAAGCAACAAATGGCCGTTGACCATGAGTAGCGATGAATCAGAACGAACCGTCCTGGTGAAACAGGAGGACGACTCCCTCAGACCGGTAAGCATCACAATACACAATACACATACTAGTTCCGTACTCCGCAACAGCATTGAAAACTAAGAACCGTTGATACTAACTCTTgtagaaaaggaaaaaaaCAAACAGAGCATGCAACCATTGTCATAAGGCTCATATGACATGTGACTCAGGAAGACCATGTAAACGATGCATACAAAGAGGACTCGACAAGACATGCGAAGATGCCCGTAGAAAACGGAAGAAGTATTTGGCCGATGTGCCCAACACGGCACTATTGCCCAATCGGCTACAGCAGGCGGAAACATACGATGGAACGAACGCATCTCCAACAGAATCTGGTAGATCCATCATGTATCAGGCTACTACGTTTCAGCACAGTTCTACAGTACCGATAAGTTATACCAACAGCATTAATGATGACATTTATTCTTTGGGATTCTCGAAGAGCCATAATAGTTTTCTTCCCAGGAACCAGAATCAGACACAACCTCTTGCACGTTCACAACTGACATTTTCACAAAAACAACTGACACTTCCACAAACGCATTCAAATCTTTCACTGAGTCTTCAACtgaatcttcaacaaccggatcaacaacagcagcttcCTCAAAGCACTGACTATATGCGAAATCTGGTAAGTCGTTCTACCAATGGAGGCAGAAGGACCAATTTCTTATCTTCGGCAGCTGATCTCGAGTACTCGACATTATCGAGCATTCTCCAGGACAACTTTATGCATGGAAACCATTCAACATCCAACGAAGGAACGCCTAATTCAATCACATTATCACCGGCTCTATCTCCGCATGCATTGACGACTACCGTATCGTCAAATACAAACACCGGCACTGCAACCAGAAATATGACAACTCCTGACGACTTAAATTATACTAGTAAACGTAACAAACCGTATGTAGCTGGATCTTCGCAGACTCCATCACCACAAGACCAGCTCAGCAATGGTTCTATGGAGGCTAAGGCTAGAATATCGAACGCCAGTGCCAGCATATATGACCACCAACGGTATCCCAAATGTGACGAGTCTATCAATCAGTACTTTCTTGGGCCCACAGAGTCCGATCAGGTACTGATGTTTCCTGACGTAATCACTGCTATAGAGACAATGAAGGCTAGTGATCCATCTGTTTTCTACGAGCGGAACTCGAAGCTGGCGCTTTCATTTACAATCGGGATTGTACCTGACGATAATCACTACACAAAGAACCACGACTCTGTAGAGAACGAGTCTTTCTATAAGGAGCCCGAGGAAATTTATGCCAAGGTGAAGAAACCATTCTCCTACACTCCAGGCTACCACTCGTTAATTGCATATTTGAGAAAGAGATTTAACAAGCCCatgttggtgaagatggCCGAGTCGATGGCCGCTTATAGACCTTCCTTCATTGCCTGTACCAATTCATTGAAGGAGGGAG
This Scheffersomyces stipitis CBS 6054 chromosome 3, complete sequence DNA region includes the following protein-coding sequences:
- the FST9 gene encoding transcriptional regulator Regulator of drug sensitivity (RDS2) (transcriptional regulator (RDS2) possibly involved in heme regulation heme binding site~go_component nucleus~go_function transcription factor activity; zinc ion binding~go_process regulation of transcription, DNA-dependent), with translation MSSDESERTVSVKQEDDSLRPKRKKTNRACNHCHKAHMTCDSGRPCKRCIQRGLDKTCEDARRKRKKYLADVPNTALLPNRLQQAETYDGTNASPTESGRSIMYQATTFQHSSTVPISYTNSINDDIYSLGFSKSHNSFLPRNQNQTQPLARSQSTFSQKQSTLPQTHSNLSSSRRTNFLSSAADLEYSTLSSILQDNFMHGNHSTSNEGTPNSITLSPALSPHALTTTVSSNTNTGTATRNMTTPDDLNYTSKRNKPYVAGSSQTPSPQDQLSNGSMEAKARISNASASIYDHQRYPKCDESINQYFLGPTESDQVSMFPDVITAIETMKASDPSVFYERNSKSALSFTIGIVPDDNHYTKNHDSVENESFYKEPEEIYAKVKKPFSYTPGYHSLIAYLRKRFNKPMLVKMAESMAAYRPSFIACTNSLKEGDLIFMEQCFQRTLLTYDNFIRVSGTPTIVWRRTGEIAYVGNEFCILTGWSKEELLGKQRKFIVELLDDKSVLEYFQLFSRIAFGDFLGATMTECTLLTPKTDVKIRTGCMWTLKRDVFGIPMMIVGNFLPIL